In Bdellovibrionales bacterium, a single genomic region encodes these proteins:
- a CDS encoding nucleoside deaminase, translated as MQEQFMKRAIELSREHMHAGHGGPFGAVIVKDGKIIGEGWNCVTSTNDPTAHAEVVAIRNACRNIADFELQDAELYTSCEPCPMCLSAAYWARLGKVYYGNTREDAARHQFDDDFIYKEIPLPLEERSLPMVQFLSSEAYQIFKEWDAKNDKIPY; from the coding sequence ATGCAGGAACAATTCATGAAAAGAGCTATTGAACTCTCACGAGAGCATATGCATGCTGGACACGGTGGCCCCTTTGGCGCGGTTATCGTTAAAGATGGAAAAATCATTGGTGAAGGGTGGAACTGCGTGACTTCGACCAATGATCCTACGGCTCATGCAGAGGTCGTCGCAATACGTAACGCGTGTAGGAACATCGCTGATTTCGAACTTCAAGACGCAGAACTTTACACCTCCTGCGAGCCATGCCCGATGTGTCTCTCCGCGGCCTATTGGGCCCGTTTAGGGAAAGTATATTATGGCAACACCCGGGAAGATGCAGCTCGCCATCAGTTTGATGATGATTTCATTTATAAAGAGATTCCTTTGCCTCTCGAAGAAAGAAGTCTACCGATGGTTCAGTTTCTCTCTTCGGAAGCCTATCAGATTTTTAAAGAGTGGGATGCCAAGAACGATAAGATTCCTTACTGA
- a CDS encoding phosphatidylserine/phosphatidylglycerophosphate/cardiolipin synthase family protein: protein MTQKVSRVLVKTILWVTAILVLIYLLFAAGFFLVGQQGAFKTKASPALRKEFKSPQKMVLLDTGADSFIQRLQLIRSAQKTIELEFFIFDLDIASRITTAELIEKAKLGVNVRILVDSSIPVFRLTPAYAQILRGHGIHVKYYNYMPIYRFISSQHRSHRKLLIVDDKAFITGGRNVAKEYFDMKEDYNFIDSDILVRGEMAQTARESFDQYFNSELTEDPNFDEVKEKHLSKAKEFLTSDPGDDKLVDDLTTEAKTSFIEYTCNDSLFITDPPAGGEESRQVFKEIVKLAIEAQENVVVESPYFVIKRGGYDVLKELSNRQVHLEILTNSAHSTDAIYAVSSLMFRLYKLSQLNLSLSVMTGAAVEGESSLRVADSARWGLHSKRAVIDHRHTLVGTYNVDPRSANLNSELMVVCRDNKDLADAVFRSFQKRKASSEVVIDKGELQSFSALYSKATITEKILLVLYIPVANLFDFLL, encoded by the coding sequence ATGACCCAGAAGGTATCTCGAGTTTTAGTAAAAACAATATTATGGGTCACCGCAATCCTTGTGTTGATTTATCTCCTCTTTGCAGCGGGTTTTTTTCTCGTCGGTCAGCAAGGAGCTTTTAAAACAAAAGCGAGTCCTGCGCTTCGAAAAGAGTTTAAATCTCCTCAAAAAATGGTGCTGTTAGATACTGGGGCGGATTCTTTCATCCAACGCCTTCAACTTATTCGTTCAGCGCAAAAAACCATAGAACTCGAATTTTTTATTTTTGACCTGGATATCGCCAGTCGAATCACAACTGCGGAACTTATCGAAAAAGCAAAGCTAGGGGTCAACGTCAGAATACTCGTAGACTCTTCAATCCCTGTTTTTCGCTTAACTCCGGCCTATGCGCAAATCCTCCGCGGCCATGGCATACATGTTAAATATTATAATTACATGCCAATCTATCGATTTATTTCCTCGCAACATCGAAGCCATCGCAAACTTCTCATCGTTGATGACAAAGCTTTTATCACCGGCGGTAGAAATGTGGCCAAAGAGTATTTCGATATGAAGGAAGACTATAATTTTATTGATAGCGACATCTTGGTCCGGGGAGAAATGGCACAAACGGCTCGAGAAAGTTTTGATCAATATTTCAACTCAGAACTCACAGAAGATCCTAACTTTGACGAAGTGAAAGAAAAGCATTTAAGTAAAGCTAAAGAATTTTTAACAAGTGATCCTGGCGATGATAAGCTTGTAGATGACTTAACAACGGAAGCCAAGACTTCTTTTATAGAATACACCTGCAATGACTCTCTCTTTATCACAGACCCTCCGGCCGGCGGCGAAGAGTCCAGACAAGTTTTTAAAGAGATCGTAAAGTTAGCCATTGAAGCCCAAGAAAATGTCGTCGTAGAGAGTCCTTACTTTGTGATAAAAAGAGGGGGCTACGACGTACTTAAAGAATTATCAAACCGGCAGGTGCATCTCGAAATTCTAACCAATAGCGCGCATTCAACGGATGCCATTTACGCGGTGAGCTCTTTGATGTTTCGGCTCTATAAACTCTCCCAGTTGAATTTATCACTGTCGGTGATGACCGGAGCTGCGGTGGAGGGGGAATCTTCTTTACGAGTGGCAGATTCTGCTCGTTGGGGACTTCATTCTAAGCGTGCGGTTATAGATCATCGCCACACTCTGGTTGGAACTTACAATGTTGATCCGCGGTCAGCGAATCTGAATTCCGAACTCATGGTGGTTTGCCGGGACAATAAGGACCTCGCCGATGCCGTGTTCAGGAGCTTCCAAAAAAGAAAAGCGTCATCTGAGGTTGTTATCGATAAGGGTGAGCTTCAGAGTTTTTCGGCTTTATACTCAAAGGCGACGATCACGGAAAAGATATTACTTGTGCTCTACATTCCTGTGGCCAATCTTTTTGATTTTCTTCTTTAA